The Stratiformator vulcanicus genome has a segment encoding these proteins:
- the pckA gene encoding phosphoenolpyruvate carboxykinase (ATP), which produces MFPLDLDKYDLQVHDIRRNLAPAQLYVEALREDSKCNIGDSGALIAYSGEKTGRSPKDKRIVRHANSEEDIWWGTVNIPIDQHIFDTNLERAKDFLNTKEKLYVIDAFAGWDPATRIKIRVICSRPYHALFMHTMLIRPTPDELETFGEPDAVIFNAGEFPANRQTTGMTSKTSVDLNFETCEFVILGTEYAGEMKKGVFTLVNYLMPKRGILSMHCSATADRETGRSSVLFGLSGTGKTTLSADPDRLLVGDDEHCWSDDGIFNIEGGCYAKAIDLTPSSEPDIFQALRFGAVLENVVYDAETHHVDFHDTTLTQNTRGAYPIEFIKNAKIPCVAGHPTDVIFLTCDAFGVLPPVSKLTPEQAMYHFISGYTAKVAGTEMGVTEPQATFSPCFGGPFLVWSPMKYAELLAEKLRKHGTNVWLVNTGWSGGAYGEGSRMKLKLTRAIVDAIHRGKLVDAPTEADPVFGFHVVTECEGVPPEALVPKKSWSDPVKFDESARKLAGLFAKNFEQYAPLCTDEVKAAGPRI; this is translated from the coding sequence GTGTTCCCCCTCGACCTCGATAAATATGACCTGCAGGTCCACGACATCCGTCGGAACCTCGCCCCGGCCCAGCTCTACGTGGAAGCTCTGCGTGAAGATTCCAAGTGCAACATCGGAGACTCCGGAGCATTGATCGCTTACTCCGGCGAAAAGACCGGGCGGTCTCCCAAAGACAAACGCATCGTTCGCCACGCGAATTCCGAGGAAGACATTTGGTGGGGCACGGTCAACATTCCGATCGACCAGCACATTTTTGATACGAACCTGGAACGAGCAAAAGACTTTCTTAACACGAAAGAAAAGCTGTATGTCATTGATGCGTTCGCCGGCTGGGACCCCGCAACGCGAATTAAGATTCGCGTGATCTGTTCGCGACCTTACCACGCGTTGTTCATGCACACGATGCTCATTCGGCCGACGCCTGATGAGTTGGAAACATTCGGCGAGCCCGATGCTGTCATTTTCAATGCCGGGGAGTTTCCCGCCAACCGGCAGACGACGGGGATGACATCAAAAACGAGCGTTGACCTCAATTTTGAGACCTGTGAGTTCGTCATCCTCGGAACCGAATACGCGGGGGAAATGAAGAAAGGTGTCTTCACACTCGTCAATTATTTGATGCCGAAGCGGGGTATCCTGTCGATGCACTGCTCTGCGACGGCAGACAGAGAGACCGGTCGGTCGTCGGTGCTGTTCGGCCTTTCGGGGACCGGCAAGACGACTTTATCGGCCGACCCTGACCGGCTGCTCGTCGGCGATGATGAGCACTGCTGGTCGGACGACGGAATCTTTAATATCGAAGGCGGGTGCTACGCCAAAGCCATCGACCTGACGCCGTCTTCGGAGCCCGACATTTTCCAGGCGTTGCGCTTCGGCGCCGTGCTGGAAAACGTGGTCTATGACGCGGAGACGCACCACGTCGATTTTCACGACACCACGCTCACACAGAACACCCGTGGCGCGTATCCGATCGAGTTCATTAAGAACGCGAAGATTCCCTGCGTCGCCGGACACCCGACTGATGTGATCTTCTTAACGTGTGACGCCTTCGGCGTACTCCCACCGGTTAGCAAGCTGACGCCGGAACAGGCGATGTATCACTTTATTAGCGGTTACACCGCCAAGGTAGCCGGCACTGAGATGGGCGTGACCGAACCGCAGGCGACGTTCTCGCCCTGCTTCGGTGGGCCTTTCCTGGTGTGGAGTCCGATGAAATATGCCGAACTGCTCGCCGAGAAACTTCGCAAACACGGCACGAATGTGTGGCTGGTCAACACCGGCTGGAGCGGTGGCGCTTACGGCGAGGGTTCGCGAATGAAACTCAAGCTGACGCGAGCGATCGTCGACGCGATTCACAGGGGCAAACTCGTCGATGCACCAACCGAAGCCGACCCGGTCTTCGGGTTTCACGTGGTCACCGAATGTGAGGGCGTCCCTCCGGAAGCCCTTGTTCCGAAGAAGTCCTGGAGCGACCCCGTAAAGTTTGACGAGTCGGCGAGAAAACTTGCCGGTCTGTTCGCTAAGAACTTCGAGCAGTACGCGCCGCTGTGTACTGACGAGGTCAAAGCCGCGGGGCCGCGAATTTAG